The following proteins come from a genomic window of Gynuella sunshinyii YC6258:
- a CDS encoding putative Ig domain-containing protein: MFSHDSFMPKRQRNFLSNLCLLVFILCFSLPAFSLAAVASDTDGDGIPDTHDNCREVINPNQLDSDRDGFGNVCDADYDNNNIVNMDDFDIFLLKFESKDPAADLNGDSEVDIADLSAFYALINTTPGPGALQTEFESGILGRVVDIAGVVVADSTITVYQTGEPVTADVDIDSDGAFSVFLPAEESFSLNVSAPGYSTQVVPILSPPADGQVVITVTLIKRGEVMVISDPGVTTQSAAAGAGVTFDKADFVDSNGQPVEGNIELTITPVNVAKPASMAAFPGSFSGLAEGEDEPSQIFSLGTVEYHFSQNGETVNLAPGASAEVLLPMYATHYQDGSDIAVGHTIPIWYLNESTGIWQQEGTGEVVASEDSLTGLALRATVHHFSWWNVDLIASTAYVKVTVLGDTVGTADIVATAKRLSWKNATTTVRVGGTTDALPIPTGTPVQISAFIRYDDGSYAIVTSESITAEIGQLLTVALKAVTTGAINITSIPVGVIDDQLDIYTVTDQPVPIEFIPLTREDSVIYVVVEGELPDGLTLESNGQTGRITGNPSVPGTYHFEVVATDSDGYEDAISVTYVVENISEKSINLPFSKTSKFGVLLGLHSGQATINWNDGSDVDVVNTDLGGGTYGIVHEYASPIAGSITITFSNGLNAAKNLGSYNPGGDARPMFSFDVSRLAVLANLETVNFSGNGSLTGTLQSLPDSLIGITFTGPESHVVGTIETLNPQLKTLQLGGYGGITGAIKDLPRGFTTLYLGGRGTDITGDISELPGSLQYVYLQGNGKVSLTGDIADLPAHIQTVFLQTDQNIVGNIADIPDSVTGFYVSNSNTITGNIANLPSGLGYFSVAGENTISGNLADIGPKVYSLYVYGNNTITGNIASLPEGIRSVVLQGKNTVYGDLAQLRANDIHTLYLTGANTVDVFSELPVWVPHNLNHLILGQGGSSGFDADEVDRFLNYLSNTVPDVKDGRVYIYRTHDASPTTAADEAISRLEGKGFTVLTR, translated from the coding sequence ATGTTTTCACATGATTCTTTTATGCCGAAACGGCAGCGCAATTTTCTTTCCAATCTCTGTTTACTTGTTTTCATATTATGCTTTTCGTTACCTGCCTTCAGTCTGGCCGCAGTTGCCTCTGACACCGATGGCGATGGTATACCGGATACCCACGATAACTGCCGCGAAGTCATCAATCCAAATCAACTCGATTCTGATAGGGATGGTTTTGGCAATGTGTGTGATGCGGATTACGACAATAACAATATTGTGAACATGGATGATTTTGATATTTTTCTGTTGAAATTTGAATCGAAAGATCCGGCCGCAGATCTCAATGGTGATAGCGAGGTTGATATTGCTGATCTGTCTGCCTTTTATGCCTTGATCAATACGACACCCGGACCGGGAGCACTGCAAACTGAGTTTGAATCCGGCATTTTGGGAAGGGTTGTGGATATTGCCGGAGTGGTCGTTGCCGACAGCACCATTACGGTTTATCAGACCGGCGAACCAGTGACAGCCGATGTTGATATCGACAGCGACGGCGCATTCAGTGTTTTTCTGCCGGCTGAGGAATCATTCAGCCTGAACGTCAGCGCACCCGGCTATTCCACTCAGGTTGTGCCGATTCTTTCGCCACCGGCCGATGGTCAGGTCGTTATCACCGTCACGCTGATTAAGCGGGGCGAGGTGATGGTTATCAGTGATCCAGGTGTGACAACTCAATCTGCCGCCGCCGGTGCCGGCGTGACATTTGATAAAGCCGATTTTGTGGACTCTAACGGACAGCCTGTTGAAGGGAATATCGAGTTAACCATCACCCCTGTCAACGTTGCCAAACCGGCTTCGATGGCGGCTTTCCCGGGTAGTTTTTCAGGTCTGGCGGAAGGTGAGGATGAACCGTCGCAGATTTTCAGTCTCGGGACGGTTGAATATCATTTTAGTCAGAATGGCGAAACCGTTAATTTGGCTCCAGGTGCCAGTGCCGAGGTGTTACTGCCGATGTATGCCACCCACTATCAGGATGGCAGTGATATCGCCGTTGGCCATACGATTCCCATCTGGTATCTGAACGAATCAACCGGTATCTGGCAACAGGAAGGCACTGGAGAGGTGGTTGCTTCTGAAGATTCACTCACCGGGTTGGCCCTCAGAGCCACCGTTCATCATTTTTCCTGGTGGAACGTGGATTTAATTGCCTCGACTGCATATGTGAAAGTAACGGTTCTCGGGGATACCGTTGGTACGGCCGATATTGTGGCCACGGCCAAGCGTTTAAGCTGGAAGAATGCAACCACGACTGTGCGTGTGGGTGGTACCACTGATGCATTGCCCATCCCCACGGGTACTCCAGTCCAGATCAGTGCGTTTATTCGCTACGACGACGGCTCTTATGCGATTGTCACCTCGGAAAGTATCACCGCGGAAATCGGTCAATTGCTGACGGTTGCATTAAAAGCAGTGACCACCGGTGCCATTAATATCACCAGTATTCCGGTTGGCGTCATCGATGATCAATTGGATATTTACACCGTGACGGATCAGCCGGTACCGATTGAGTTCATACCACTGACTCGTGAAGACTCGGTGATTTATGTCGTCGTAGAAGGCGAGCTGCCGGATGGCTTAACCCTCGAAAGTAATGGGCAGACTGGCAGAATTACGGGGAATCCCTCGGTGCCGGGCACCTACCATTTTGAGGTTGTGGCAACCGATTCAGATGGGTATGAAGATGCTATCAGCGTGACATATGTGGTGGAAAACATATCCGAAAAATCCATCAACCTGCCGTTTAGCAAAACCAGTAAATTTGGAGTTCTTTTAGGTTTGCACAGTGGTCAGGCAACCATAAACTGGAATGATGGCAGCGACGTGGATGTTGTGAATACGGATTTGGGAGGGGGAACTTATGGGATCGTCCATGAATATGCTTCGCCGATTGCGGGCAGTATTACGATTACATTTTCCAATGGTTTGAATGCTGCAAAAAATCTGGGATCTTATAATCCAGGCGGCGACGCAAGACCGATGTTTAGCTTCGATGTATCCCGATTGGCAGTCCTCGCTAACCTGGAAACGGTTAATTTCTCAGGCAATGGCTCGTTAACAGGAACGCTGCAATCACTTCCCGACAGTCTGATCGGAATAACCTTTACAGGGCCTGAAAGTCATGTCGTGGGGACTATTGAGACTTTAAATCCCCAATTAAAAACACTGCAATTGGGCGGTTATGGTGGGATCACCGGTGCGATTAAAGATTTGCCTCGTGGGTTTACTACTTTATATCTTGGTGGCCGAGGAACGGATATTACCGGAGATATATCTGAATTGCCTGGCTCTCTGCAATATGTGTATCTACAGGGAAACGGCAAAGTATCATTGACTGGTGATATTGCTGATTTACCGGCGCACATACAAACAGTCTTTTTACAAACTGATCAGAATATTGTGGGCAATATCGCCGATATTCCAGATTCTGTGACAGGCTTTTATGTCAGCAATTCAAATACGATTACCGGGAACATAGCGAATCTTCCCAGTGGATTGGGGTACTTCAGTGTTGCTGGTGAGAACACAATCTCCGGTAACCTCGCTGATATTGGTCCTAAGGTTTATTCATTATATGTATACGGGAATAACACCATAACCGGTAATATTGCCTCATTGCCCGAAGGCATTAGGAGTGTGGTGCTTCAGGGAAAAAATACCGTGTATGGCGATCTGGCCCAGCTGCGTGCAAATGATATTCATACTCTATATCTCACAGGTGCCAATACCGTTGATGTATTCAGCGAGTTACCTGTCTGGGTACCTCATAATCTGAATCATCTGATTCTGGGGCAGGGCGGAAGTTCGGGGTTTGATGCGGATGAAGTTGATCGGTTTTTGAATTATCTCAGCAATACCGTACCCGATGTGAAAGATGGTCGTGTTTATATCTATCGTACTCATGATGCCTCACCAACCACCGCTGCTGATGAGGCGATTTCCAGGTTAGAAGGTAAAGGCTTTACGGTCTTGACCAGATAA